The DNA window aatattttttctcttctaGGAACCATAATTTTACGTTGGGCGCCAGATATAAGGCTCTCGCCTCGGGAAAATGCTTGTCCCAGATGGGGATTCGCTAAAACTCCGACTCCTGGTCTTGGACTCCTGGTCTTGGAGCGGGCACTCAAGGCCTCTTTTATTCACCGAGTCCCAGGGCGTTGTGGCTATGGGGGAGATTTCGGACGTGTGGTAACCTACACTTAATCAATAAATACCTCCTACGTTTTATTGTGTCAATACGACGGTGGATACACGGTGGGATGGCGGGGTAGTGAAGATCTGCGgcggcggtggtggtggtgatgatgatggcaGCTGATCTGGACGGCGGATCTGGATCCTGACGATTACGGTCTCTCGGCTCTCGATGGAGGGAAGGTTTGCGGCGGGGCGAAAATCCCTTCGATCACGGGTACGGTTTGTGGACGGCACGTGGTACGTCGGAGCTTACGGCTCAATCCGGAGGGTATTAACACCCGTTGATATTGTTGCGTTTTCAGGCTTAAATTTGGGTTCACCCAAACACAACTGGCGATAATTCAGGGACCGGCCTCGTGCGGGTTAAGGTTTAACGAGGCTCGTCCTTAGGGAAGCCATTCGGCTCACTATTTTTGCGAATGCAAAAAAAACTCGTGCGTCTCGTTTAGCGGTCGTGACTTTTCTGCCTCATATATCGGGATTTTTCTCCCATCTCCAATCGACTCCAACCAATTTCTCCCCATACCAAATTCTCTCCAAACCAAATTCTCTCCGTTCTTCCGTTTTGGATCAGTTCAGTGGATTGCTTTCCAATCCCCACCGACAGCAGTGCCACCAACGCAGTTTAATTTGCCACCCCCAGCAGTGCCACCAATGCAGTTTAATTAACCACCCACTCGTGTTTGAAATGACCGTTGACGAAAGCTTAGCTATACAGAATATTCCCTAAAATCCAACACGTACTAAATTGTTACCAAATGACggtaacaatatatatatatatatatatatatatatatatatatatatatatatatatatatatatatatatatatatatatatatatatatatatatatatatatatatatatatatatatatatatatatatatatatatatatatatatatatatatatatatatatatatatatatatatatatatatatatatatatatatatatatatatatatatatatatatatatatatatatatatatatatatatatatatatatatatatatatatatatatatatatatatatatatatatatatatatatatatatatatatatatatatatatatatatatatattaaagtAGTGAAAAAGCACAATTTAATCGTAGGGCATTTCAGAATCCATTTATACTTCCAAAAacatgattcccaatatatttaaaatgcttCCCCATATTTACTTTGAAAAATGTAATCTCAAAATGTAAACAACAGGACCACCATGTGTCAAACTTATTGCATGGCGTCAAATTACAATCGACAGTTGGCCGCCGATAATGTCTCCACCTAACTATGAATGTAGGAACTATTGTGTGGAACTGCCAACACTTGCGCGCAAACTTCTCACTccatttttgttattgaaaACGGTCGTCTTCAGAAACGCGtggatttttgaaaatctaagaTTTCCTGGTCTATTATATTTGTTTAAAAATGGCGGAAAGCAAACGTTCGGCGATTTGGGAGTTCTTCATCGAAATTGATGGTGGTCGAAGAGCCAAGTGCGCAGAATGCAGTGCAACTATCGCGCGGTGGTACCGGAAAAGCAGCTACAAATTCTGGAATGATAAATCATTTGAAGCAACATTCCGAAGCACATCGAATTTACCGAGAATCAGAAGCTACGCGAAAAGCTACCAAACCTGCGGCGCAGCCTACCATCCAAGAGAGCTTTTCTGGCAGCTTCAGATGGGAGGAAAATTCTGTAAAGGCTAAAGAAATTACAAAAACAATCGCAGAAATGCTTGTACTGGATCTCCAACCAATTTCAATGGTtcaagatgaaggatttctacgcTTGATGGCGAAGCTGCAGCCGAAGTATAAAGTAAATTATTTTTGTAGCATTTTTGATACcatcattaatttcaattttttgtaggtTCCTAGTAGGAAGCATTTTACATCAGTGGTACTTCCTGAAATGTTCGAGAAGTGCAAAAAGTCAATAAAGGATGCGTTGCCTCAAAATGGTGGGTACATGTCTTTCACGACAGACATTTGGTCGTCTCCGAACAATAAAGCAGTGATAAGTTTGACTGCACATTGGTACGAAGAAAAATGCAGCAATATGCAACACGCCATATTAAACACTAGTGAGTTCCCTGGCTCCCACACCGGAGAGAGAATTGGCCTAAAAATGCACGAAATGTTAAGTGCCTGGAACATATCCACATCTCAGGTTCACCTGATCTTGCGGGATAATGCGGCAAACATGCTGAAAGGGCTAAATGATGCCGAACTGCCGAACGTTGGATGTTTTATTCATACGCTTCAACTAGTTGTTCTTGAGGGATTGGAATGTCAAAAAACTGTTAAAGACGCTATAGCAAAATCACGCAATATTGTGACACACTTCAACCATTCTCCACTAGCTTGCAACAAACTGTCCGAAATCCAGGACAAATACTATTTACCCAAAAGAAAACTCCTGCAGGACGTTCGCACACGATGGAATTCTTCGTTCTATATGTTAGAACGCATGCTTGACCAAAGATCAACCGTAACATACTACGCAGGAGAAGTTCCAACGGTAAAGAATTTGACGGAATATGAATGGAATATTACAAGCCGTCTTCTTGAGCTTTTGAGGCCATTTGAGGAAATAACCAGAATCGTAAGCTCCGATGAATCGAACATATCTGAGGTAATTCCGTATGTGGCAGCCCTCAGACTGTTTTTAGAAAAGAATAGTAGTAATCATAAAGGAGTCGAACCTACAAAAGAAACCCTATTAAGAAGCTTGAACGCCCGGTTTAATTATATTTTGGAGGAAAATGTTTTTACCTTTGCCACTGTTCTAGATCCCAGATTTAAACTGAACTTCATTTCCGAAAACAATCACCGTATCCTAATTGATCGAATCGTAACTGAGATCCTTGATCAAATCGAAGTAACGAAGCCAGAGAAACAAGGCCTGAACTGGAGAAACCTGCAGAGACTTCATCCGGTTTCTGGAAGTGCTTTGAGGAAGTCGGAGCAAATCGACAACAAACAATCGACCCGTCCATCTGCACAATTAGAAACGAGCTGGAACAGTATCTTTCGGGAAAAAATATTGATAGAAAGCAAAGCCCGTATGCTTGGTGGACTACAAACAAACACAAATACCCACATGTACTGAAAATCGCTACGCGTTACCTTTTAGCTCCTGCAAGTACTGTTGTAAGTGAAAGGTTGTTTTCCACCGAAGGACTCATATATGAGCAGCATCGTAATCGGCTACTGCCAGAGAATGGCGAAATGCTTACATGCATGAAGcgcaattttaattattttatgacTTCATCAGAAAATGCGTTGacttaaattaaattttctttgaattttattttattttgttttttttaaatatttcatgaCTATTAGGCcattactgatcctattcggCCGAATGTCGGTTTTTATTATTCGGCGTACCGTATATTCGGCTTAAATCaaaatcggctgatattcggCCCGAATATTCGGTCGACCGAATATTCGGTGCATCTCTAGTCGGAAGTCACATTGAAAATCTGATAACTGACATTAGATCTAGGGAAAATTCTTTGTATTCTATTTTTATCAAGCATACATTAATGTTGTTTTcgtaaataacaaaaaaatcacatttattttctatttccaTAAACTTTATATGCATTGCTGTTTGACGACTTTCACGGTTCAAGGTACCCTACTTAAACATACAGTTGAATATGTTTCCGTTTACTATATGTGTATGCTTCTGATGGGTCTTAAAACTACGCATTATGGCTGTTTGAAATGTATATCATGCTTTCCTAAACTTTGTCCTACAAGAATGAGCTTATGAAATTTGTCTATTTACGTGTAGAATAGTAGAGCGTATTTAAGTATTATATTAAATGTGAAATACGTAGTAACGTATCTAGTCCAGAGAAAAGCAGTTTACTCATTGCTTTTGTTCGATACCAGTATTGATTATTATGCGACTAATGTGATGCTGCGTATTCAACAACCGAATAAGTATTCCACGGTAAACTATTCCTAGCGATATGCCCTAACAGAACATGTATTCAGAGCACTGGAAAGGTAAGGACAGTAAAAATTCCAAAACGGAAACAGGATACAACAATTCTGTACACATATTTTCGCGAACAACGTTCATTTTCAGTAACATGAATATTTAATACCCTGGCGTTTCTACAATGATTATATAAATTACTTTTCTGTAATATTTATTGTTACAAATCGGTTTAACTAACCATCCAGTGCGTGCTCAAAACACTATCAGTCATATTGATTTCCGTATATTCTTCgattatttcaattttccttcgtAATGCTTATAAATGAGAGACTAGCTTCCACAAAATAAAAGTTTAGCAGTTGAGGCCCTGATTCTAACGGGTTTATTTTGCTCATTCGTGGTTAATTAATATCACAATCCAAATGACAATGTCAAAATGTGCCGAtttctgctgttgttgctggttTCCGTGAGGATTGTGTTTGCAGTTGCATTTTCACAGCTATATCATAGTGTGCCACCCATagactgccgctagaagcataactgtcccatgtgctatgggaatccctatacacatgggacagttgtgcttctagcggcagtagaGGTGTATTTCAAAACTCAATGCTATGGGTGGTCTTGTatttaaaccaattttttctactttttaaAGTGAATAGAAATGAGTTAAAATTAACTTAGTTACCAGTCAAGCAAACACTTTTGGGATCGGTCACGAAATTGAGTgagtgcaaaaaaaatatttgcaaaaataagagttttaCACTTTTAGCATACtttaagtttgaaaatttattttatattgatTATTTATCTTAACTAGGTAAAAAGTTAATTTCAAACCTGCAGTATACGTTGGTTGTtacttttaattttagcaatattttttctgtagGTGATCATCTTCGTCTTGTTAGTAATACGTTCATATCCTTATTTTAACAAGAGTCGCATTCCCTAAAATCTTAGATAGAGAACAACAGAGATATTTGGAAAATTCCAAAAACGGATGCAATTGAACAATTGCTAATCCGTTGACGTGTTATCATCAGTGATgcgatttttcattttcaaatgccataTTTTCTTTCAGTTGAATCTTCCGTGATcaagattcaaattcaaaaccttcctcaatcattcactttcaagttggtggGATTTCCATGACTAAATCGAACGCCTTCATTTCACATTGAAGGTCTTTCATTCATCAGCCAAAGCCGTCATCTACTCTGTAGTGGACAGTTTGGGTTAAATGTTGATCAATTTAGCATTTTTAAGCATACATGAACTGTATGAAGTAATTTCAAGCTAGTTTTGTGTGAAAATCTCGTCAGTGCCCCAGTAGAGAGATACTCACAAGACAAATGAAAATGGATGAAAAGTATAAAGCGCGCTgcgctgtttgaatgaatgataaaaCTAGCAACTGTgttttgaacatagtagggcatgagtcgagatttgttcttccttcaagttcaaataAAGCTGTTGAAAATTAACAGCTCTGGTTGTCACACAATGTCACCGCATATACTTTATCAAAAAGACTATTATCTCTCCACTGTCCCTTTTTTACGTAGGAAAATGGCGGGACCGTTTGTTGTTCTTAAGATGTTTTGTGATTGCGAACATAACATCTAAACTAAATCACTAGGGTGACATTAAGTCATTCTATAATAGCCAATATCAATAACTTGTATAAATAAACAATTAAATACTCAAGGCACACGTGCGTTGGCTCTCCAAATCAGGACCACCAAATTAAACAACTGACTACATCGGTACTTAGTATACTTTTACCattgaatataatttttattaatttgatgccATTTTCAAGGGTATCCGTCATGATTACAAATTGCATATACTGGGGCGGATCCATAAAAAAAATGGGAGGGTAtacaatttcgattttgaaataaacattttgcaattCGTAATATGTAACCTTATTTAAAGAAACTCATTTTTGGTGGTCAATTTTGGtttaaaatgattttgagtttaaaactaatataaaattgaaactaatttgaaatttctcaacaaaTTAGAAATTTTCAGAGGGGaaccaccccctcccccctccttGGATCCACCAATCTCCATATATACCCTCTAAAtattgataaattttcattgcatatTTGAAACTGTTGCGCAGCACTCAAACATAAAAGCATCATTTTAAACACGTCTGCCCATGATCACATATCTGTCCCATTTGAATTTTGCTCGATGATGCTTTGTTGGCCCAATTTTAGGTCTACTTTGTGCTACATTCGAGGACAatttataaattacgtaacgtaacATTTGCCAACATTGACTCCAATAATAAATTTTCACATATTTCTTTATCCTCCCTCCCTTCTCTAGTACGCAACAAAttcttaaaaaacatttttttcttcggtaaaACATGTTACATAATGTGGCAAAACAACGAGTCAGATTGTCCCATTTTAAATAGCTACATGCCTGCCTTATATGGAAAGTTATCGCAATGGGACtgatcatttcaatttccaatcATATTTATGGAACATCTTAAATCACTCAGGATTGAGTATCCATATGTTTATAAATTGTTGGGCCTGCCTCAACATACTATGTCAAAATTTGACACGAAACCTCTCTTTCaaactaaaacaaaatttaaagcaCATCACAACCccctcatgattttttttaaatcatgtgTAAGAGGTGCAAATAATCTTGGAAAACATTCTTTTAGTAGACGAAACTGGTAAAAACTGTTGTTACGATAATTAACTGGAAAAATGAGAGTTAAATGAAACTGCCTTATTTATGTGTGAGGGTAAACTTAAGCACCACTTTAACTGCCTGAGTAAATTTTGAATTGACTTTCGGAATCAAATGATGGAGCAGATTCCAATAAAACTAAATAGAAAAAGGCGGCATATCAGTCTTATTAAGTT is part of the Topomyia yanbarensis strain Yona2022 chromosome 1, ASM3024719v1, whole genome shotgun sequence genome and encodes:
- the LOC131677864 gene encoding LOW QUALITY PROTEIN: zinc finger BED domain-containing protein 4-like (The sequence of the model RefSeq protein was modified relative to this genomic sequence to represent the inferred CDS: inserted 2 bases in 1 codon) codes for the protein MAESKRSAIWEFFIEIDGGRRAKCAECSAXLSRGGTGKAATNSGMINHLKQHSEAHRIYRESEATRKATKPAAQPTIQESFSGSFRWEENSVKAKEITKTIAEMLVLDLQPISMVQDEGFLRLMAKLQPKYKVPSRKHFTSVVLPEMFEKCKKSIKDALPQNGGYMSFTTDIWSSPNNKAVISLTAHWYEEKCSNMQHAILNTSEFPGSHTGERIGLKMHEMLSAWNISTSQVHLILRDNAANMLKGLNDAELPNVGCFIHTLQLVVLEGLECQKTVKDAIAKSRNIVTHFNHSPLACNKLSEIQDKYYLPKRKLLQDVRTRWNSSFYMLERMLDQRSTVTYYAGEVPTVKNLTEYEWNITSRLLELLRPFEEITRIVSSDESNISEVIPYVAALRLFLEKNSSNHKGVEPTKETLLRSLNARFNYILEENVFTFATVLDPRFKLNFISENNHRILIDRIVTEILDQIEVTKPEKQGLNWRNLQRLHPVSGSALRKSEQIDNKQSTRPSAQLETSWNSIFREKILIESKARMLGGLQTNTNTHMY